A section of the Schistosoma haematobium chromosome ZW, whole genome shotgun sequence genome encodes:
- the NDUFS3_1 gene encoding NADH dehydrogenase Fe-S protein subunit 3 ndufs3, variant 3 (EggNog:ENOG410VE2K~COG:C~BUSCO:EOG091G0AFP): MLNFMRPSRELLKCISKAVFTFPVYRYSSFVSSTNEHEVKQQIPADEQEIKRLSSFGVYVGECLPKFVQKVQIGHTKELEICIHPDGVIPVLSFLKCHHSAQFLNLSDITAVDIPSRKYRFQIVYNLLSLRYNSRIRVLTYTDELTPIDSSCSIFQASNWYEREVWDMYGVFFYDHPDLRRILTDYGFIGHPQRRDFPLSGYTEVRFDDQYYRVVIEPVELAQEFRRFEFNSPWEAFPAFRDSSSHDENLLKSLNFEGQSGDSKPKLNSK, from the exons ATGCTAAATTTCATGCGTCCTTCTAGAGAATTACTGAAAT GTATTAGTAAAGCTGTATTTACGTTTCCCGTCTACCGTTACTCGTCATTCGTGAGTAGTACTAATGAACATGAAGTGAAACAACAAATTCCAGCTGATGAACAAGAGATTAAGAGACTATCATCATTCGGCGTTTATGTTGGTGAATGTTTACCTAAGTTTGTCCAAAAGGTGCAAATAGGTCATACCAAAGAACTTGAAATTTGTATTCATCCTGATGGAGTTATTCCAGTTCTTTCATTCCTGAAATGTCATCACAGTGCTCAATTCTTAAACCTTTCGGATATTACTGCTGTTGATATACCATCAAGAAAATATAGGTTCCAG ATTGTTTATAATCTTCTTTCTTTGAGGTATAACTCTCGAATTCGTGTCTTGACCTACACAGACGAACTTACACCGATCGACTCGTCTTGTTCCATCTTTCAAGCATCAAATTGGTATGAACGGGAGGTGTGGGACATGTACGGTGTGTTTTTCTATGATCATCCGGATCTTCGTCGGATCCTTACTGACTATGGTTTTATAGGGCATCCTCAACGGAGAGATTTTCCTCTAAGTGGATATACAGAG GTGAGATTTGACGACCAATACTATCGCGTGGTTATCGAACCCGTTGAATTGGCTCAGGAATTCAGGCGGTTCGAGTTCAATTCTCCTTGGGAAGCGTTCCCAGCATTTCGGGATTCCAGTTCACATGATGagaatttactaaaatctctcAATTTCGAAGGCCAATCGGGAGACTCAAAACCAAAATTAAATTCTAAATAA
- the NDUFS3_1 gene encoding NADH dehydrogenase Fe-S protein subunit 3 ndufs3, variant 4 (EggNog:ENOG410VE2K~COG:C~BUSCO:EOG091G0AFP), with amino-acid sequence KEVALAPSVNIFKETLDLLYFRLTDVLKMLNFMRPSRELLKCISKAVFTFPVYRYSSFVSSTNEHEVKQQIPADEQEIKRLSSFGVYVGECLPKFVQKVQIGHTKELEICIHPDGVIPVLSFLKCHHSAQFLNLSDITAVDIPSRKYRFQIVYNLLSLRYNSRIRVLTYTDELTPIDSSCSIFQASNWYEREVWDMYGVFFYDHPDLRRILTDYGFIGHPQRRDFPLSGYTEVRFDDQYYRVVIEPVELAQEFRRFEFNSPWEAFPAFRDSSSHDENLLKSLNFEGQSGDSKPKLNSK; translated from the exons AAAGAAGTGGCAttagccccatcagtgaatattttcaaagaaACGCTGGACCTTCTTT attttaGGCTGACTGACGTCCTCAAAATGCTAAATTTCATGCGTCCTTCTAGAGAATTACTGAAAT GTATTAGTAAAGCTGTATTTACGTTTCCCGTCTACCGTTACTCGTCATTCGTGAGTAGTACTAATGAACATGAAGTGAAACAACAAATTCCAGCTGATGAACAAGAGATTAAGAGACTATCATCATTCGGCGTTTATGTTGGTGAATGTTTACCTAAGTTTGTCCAAAAGGTGCAAATAGGTCATACCAAAGAACTTGAAATTTGTATTCATCCTGATGGAGTTATTCCAGTTCTTTCATTCCTGAAATGTCATCACAGTGCTCAATTCTTAAACCTTTCGGATATTACTGCTGTTGATATACCATCAAGAAAATATAGGTTCCAG ATTGTTTATAATCTTCTTTCTTTGAGGTATAACTCTCGAATTCGTGTCTTGACCTACACAGACGAACTTACACCGATCGACTCGTCTTGTTCCATCTTTCAAGCATCAAATTGGTATGAACGGGAGGTGTGGGACATGTACGGTGTGTTTTTCTATGATCATCCGGATCTTCGTCGGATCCTTACTGACTATGGTTTTATAGGGCATCCTCAACGGAGAGATTTTCCTCTAAGTGGATATACAGAG GTGAGATTTGACGACCAATACTATCGCGTGGTTATCGAACCCGTTGAATTGGCTCAGGAATTCAGGCGGTTCGAGTTCAATTCTCCTTGGGAAGCGTTCCCAGCATTTCGGGATTCCAGTTCACATGATGagaatttactaaaatctctcAATTTCGAAGGCCAATCGGGAGACTCAAAACCAAAATTAAATTCTAAATAA
- the NDUFS3_1 gene encoding NADH dehydrogenase Fe-S protein subunit 3 ndufs3, variant 2 (EggNog:ENOG410VE2K~COG:C), whose amino-acid sequence LITVTLTLQGRINKNFRLTDVLKMLNFMRPSRELLKCISKAVFTFPVYRYSSFVSSTNEHEVKQQIPADEQEIKRLSSFGVYVGECLPKFVQKVQIGHTKELEICIHPDGVIPVLSFLKCHHSAQFLNLSDITAVDIPSRKYRFQVRFDDQYYRVVIEPVELAQEFRRFEFNSPWEAFPAFRDSSSHDENLLKSLNFEGQSGDSKPKLNSK is encoded by the exons CTGATAACTGTCACTTTAACCCTTCAGGGTCGCATAAACAAAA attttaGGCTGACTGACGTCCTCAAAATGCTAAATTTCATGCGTCCTTCTAGAGAATTACTGAAAT GTATTAGTAAAGCTGTATTTACGTTTCCCGTCTACCGTTACTCGTCATTCGTGAGTAGTACTAATGAACATGAAGTGAAACAACAAATTCCAGCTGATGAACAAGAGATTAAGAGACTATCATCATTCGGCGTTTATGTTGGTGAATGTTTACCTAAGTTTGTCCAAAAGGTGCAAATAGGTCATACCAAAGAACTTGAAATTTGTATTCATCCTGATGGAGTTATTCCAGTTCTTTCATTCCTGAAATGTCATCACAGTGCTCAATTCTTAAACCTTTCGGATATTACTGCTGTTGATATACCATCAAGAAAATATAGGTTCCAG GTGAGATTTGACGACCAATACTATCGCGTGGTTATCGAACCCGTTGAATTGGCTCAGGAATTCAGGCGGTTCGAGTTCAATTCTCCTTGGGAAGCGTTCCCAGCATTTCGGGATTCCAGTTCACATGATGagaatttactaaaatctctcAATTTCGAAGGCCAATCGGGAGACTCAAAACCAAAATTAAATTCTAAATAA
- the NDUFS3_1 gene encoding NADH dehydrogenase Fe-S protein subunit 3 ndufs3 (EggNog:ENOG410VE2K~COG:C~BUSCO:EOG091G0AFP) encodes LITVTLTLQGRINKNFRLTDVLKMLNFMRPSRELLKCISKAVFTFPVYRYSSFVSSTNEHEVKQQIPADEQEIKRLSSFGVYVGECLPKFVQKVQIGHTKELEICIHPDGVIPVLSFLKCHHSAQFLNLSDITAVDIPSRKYRFQIVYNLLSLRYNSRIRVLTYTDELTPIDSSCSIFQASNWYEREVWDMYGVFFYDHPDLRRILTDYGFIGHPQRRDFPLSGYTEVRFDDQYYRVVIEPVELAQEFRRFEFNSPWEAFPAFRDSSSHDENLLKSLNFEGQSGDSKPKLNSK; translated from the exons CTGATAACTGTCACTTTAACCCTTCAGGGTCGCATAAACAAAA attttaGGCTGACTGACGTCCTCAAAATGCTAAATTTCATGCGTCCTTCTAGAGAATTACTGAAAT GTATTAGTAAAGCTGTATTTACGTTTCCCGTCTACCGTTACTCGTCATTCGTGAGTAGTACTAATGAACATGAAGTGAAACAACAAATTCCAGCTGATGAACAAGAGATTAAGAGACTATCATCATTCGGCGTTTATGTTGGTGAATGTTTACCTAAGTTTGTCCAAAAGGTGCAAATAGGTCATACCAAAGAACTTGAAATTTGTATTCATCCTGATGGAGTTATTCCAGTTCTTTCATTCCTGAAATGTCATCACAGTGCTCAATTCTTAAACCTTTCGGATATTACTGCTGTTGATATACCATCAAGAAAATATAGGTTCCAG ATTGTTTATAATCTTCTTTCTTTGAGGTATAACTCTCGAATTCGTGTCTTGACCTACACAGACGAACTTACACCGATCGACTCGTCTTGTTCCATCTTTCAAGCATCAAATTGGTATGAACGGGAGGTGTGGGACATGTACGGTGTGTTTTTCTATGATCATCCGGATCTTCGTCGGATCCTTACTGACTATGGTTTTATAGGGCATCCTCAACGGAGAGATTTTCCTCTAAGTGGATATACAGAG GTGAGATTTGACGACCAATACTATCGCGTGGTTATCGAACCCGTTGAATTGGCTCAGGAATTCAGGCGGTTCGAGTTCAATTCTCCTTGGGAAGCGTTCCCAGCATTTCGGGATTCCAGTTCACATGATGagaatttactaaaatctctcAATTTCGAAGGCCAATCGGGAGACTCAAAACCAAAATTAAATTCTAAATAA